From the Halobacteriovorax sp. GB3 genome, the window AATAAACTATGACCTGGATTATTGCGAATCTTACGGAAAAGTCACTTTTGAACCAGATGAATCCGAAGATATCATAGAGCTATATTTAAATAAGTCATATAAGGCAACTGTTAGAAGAAAAGAATTGTTAAAAGAGGTCGTAAGAGGAGCCGACGAATTCTTTAATTTTTTATGGAAGATTAGGCCAGAGCTAAAAGATGAACTCAAGTGGTTACTTCCAGATCTAAAAGAAGATGTTAAAAATTATCTCTAGATTCACTATTTACGAAATTTACCCATTAAGTTCAAATTCCCACCATTTCTTTTACACTTTAATTTCAACATATTAAAATCATACAAAACTCAAGTAATCGAACGCACAAGGTTCTTTATGGAAAGAATATTAATTACAGGTTCATCAGCTGCTGGAAAAACAACTCTAGGTAAAGAGCTTTCAAAAAGACTTAACTTAAAACTGATTCATTTGGATAAGTTTTTTTGGAAACCAAATTGGGTAAGACCTGAATTAGAAGAATGGCGTGAAACAGTCACGGGTTTGGTAGAAGGAGATAAGTGGATAATCGAAGGTAATTATGGAAGTACTTTCGATATACGTTTTCCTAAAGCTACAATGATTATACATTTTGATATTTCTCCCTATGTTTGCCTTTATAGAGCAATAAAAAGATCTATCTTA encodes:
- a CDS encoding AAA family ATPase; the encoded protein is MERILITGSSAAGKTTLGKELSKRLNLKLIHLDKFFWKPNWVRPELEEWRETVTGLVEGDKWIIEGNYGSTFDIRFPKATMIIHFDISPYVCLYRAIKRSILTGKSVREDMAEGCIERINLDFYKYILSYPKKFGPRVYQSRDDFFSGEFVVIRNSNDLKKLYSRLGI